One segment of Bacillus alkalisoli DNA contains the following:
- the mntA gene encoding type VII toxin-antitoxin system MntA family adenylyltransferase antitoxin — MDKKLIETISDFLIKEVNPYYITVFGSMAKGTARKDSDIDIAFLSDEKFEPYDLFIIAQGLASIIDRDVDLIDLNEASTVFQAQIVGTGEIIFCTDEYRKAIFEMKTFKMYAKLNEEREVVFKRIMESGQIYEK; from the coding sequence ATGGATAAAAAGTTGATAGAAACGATAAGTGATTTTTTAATTAAAGAAGTAAATCCGTATTATATAACTGTTTTTGGATCAATGGCAAAAGGTACGGCAAGGAAAGATAGTGACATCGACATCGCATTTCTTTCAGACGAGAAATTCGAGCCATATGACCTGTTTATCATCGCTCAAGGATTAGCGTCCATTATAGATAGAGACGTTGATTTAATCGATTTAAATGAAGCATCCACAGTTTTTCAGGCCCAGATTGTTGGAACAGGAGAAATTATTTTTTGCACTGATGAATACCGCAAAGCAATTTTTGAAATGAAAACATTTAAGATGTACGCGAAATTAAATGAAGAACGAGAAGTGGTTTTTAAGAGGATTATGGAAAGTGGTCAAATATATGAAAAATAA
- a CDS encoding Y-family DNA polymerase: METINYSQLPNNKILCVDMKSFYASCAAVMMGQDPLTSYIAVVGDTERQGSIVLAASPKLKQEFNIKTGSRLFEIPNDPRIQIVNPKMATYLRISTEITKLFHQFVPKEAIHTYSVDESFLKLDGVESIWGDAHTIAAKIKEAIEREFQLPCAIGIGPNMLLSKLCLDLEAKKKGIAEWTYEDVKTKLWPLSPLKEMWGIGSQVQKTLNKMGIFNVGQLANYPLELLEKKFGVMGNQLYYHAWGIDLSELGAPIIQGQISFGKSQMLLRDYTDPTEVKHVLLEICEEVARRARHHGKAGRTISLGIGYSRDELGGGFYRSKTMEGPTNITMDLYETCLQLFKENYVNKTVRKISVSLSNIVDDSEMQLNLFELDRPKRRELGYVMDRIRSKYGSDALLRAVSYTNAGTARHRSRLVGGHKA; encoded by the coding sequence ATGGAGACAATCAATTACAGCCAGCTACCCAACAACAAGATATTGTGCGTCGATATGAAGAGTTTTTATGCAAGTTGTGCAGCGGTCATGATGGGGCAAGACCCGCTCACAAGCTACATTGCAGTCGTTGGAGATACGGAGCGACAAGGAAGCATTGTGCTTGCGGCCTCTCCAAAACTAAAACAAGAATTCAACATTAAAACGGGCTCTAGACTATTCGAAATACCAAACGACCCGCGCATTCAAATCGTGAATCCGAAGATGGCCACATACTTACGAATTTCCACTGAAATTACAAAGTTGTTCCATCAATTCGTACCGAAAGAAGCCATTCATACGTACAGCGTCGACGAAAGCTTTTTGAAATTAGACGGAGTGGAGTCCATTTGGGGAGATGCACACACCATTGCTGCAAAAATAAAAGAAGCCATCGAGCGCGAGTTTCAGCTCCCATGTGCGATTGGCATTGGCCCAAATATGTTACTGTCCAAGCTTTGTTTAGATCTTGAAGCAAAAAAGAAAGGCATCGCCGAGTGGACATATGAAGATGTGAAAACAAAACTTTGGCCATTGTCACCGCTAAAAGAAATGTGGGGAATTGGCTCACAAGTTCAAAAAACATTAAACAAAATGGGAATATTCAATGTAGGTCAGCTAGCCAACTACCCGTTAGAGTTATTAGAAAAAAAGTTCGGTGTGATGGGGAATCAGCTTTACTATCACGCATGGGGAATTGACCTATCCGAACTTGGCGCACCGATTATTCAAGGACAAATTAGCTTCGGAAAAAGTCAAATGTTGCTTCGGGACTACACAGACCCGACAGAAGTAAAACATGTTCTTCTTGAAATTTGTGAAGAAGTGGCAAGAAGAGCGCGTCACCACGGCAAAGCTGGTCGCACAATTAGTCTTGGAATCGGCTATAGTCGCGACGAATTAGGTGGCGGATTTTACCGATCCAAAACAATGGAAGGCCCAACGAACATCACGATGGACCTGTATGAAACATGCCTTCAACTTTTTAAAGAAAACTATGTAAACAAAACGGTTCGGAAAATTTCAGTGTCACTATCCAATATCGTCGATGATAGTGAGATGCAACTGAATTTGTTCGAACTCGACCGACCAAAACGAAGAGAGCTTGGGTATGTGATGGACCGAATCCGCAGTAAATATGGGTCAGATGCATTGCTGCGTGCTGTGTCATACACAAATGCCGGAACAGCAAGACACCGAAGCAGACTCGTTGGTGGACATAAAGCGTAA
- a CDS encoding CDGSH iron-sulfur domain-containing protein: MSKVQIKVMDNGAFRVTGDVELVDVDGNKFETKPAFSLCRCGLSKNLPFCDASHKGNFESCVRAEKVLGD; encoded by the coding sequence ATGTCAAAAGTACAAATTAAAGTGATGGATAACGGCGCTTTTCGTGTAACTGGTGATGTAGAACTTGTAGATGTGGACGGGAATAAGTTCGAAACAAAGCCTGCATTCTCACTTTGCCGCTGTGGCTTATCAAAAAATTTACCATTCTGTGATGCTTCCCATAAAGGAAATTTCGAATCTTGCGTTCGCGCTGAGAAGGTTCTTGGAGACTAA
- a CDS encoding DUF2552 family protein has product MSDKTKSLKNIAAQKTWVSFLNHNHPYTLLHWSIGGINHDDKDVWLIQDEVTFEVQEFESLDAAIEWIKANMDGITDVLG; this is encoded by the coding sequence ATGAGTGATAAAACAAAATCATTAAAAAATATTGCAGCCCAAAAGACTTGGGTAAGCTTTTTAAACCATAATCACCCATACACGTTATTACACTGGTCGATCGGCGGTATTAACCACGACGATAAAGACGTATGGCTTATTCAAGACGAAGTCACATTTGAAGTACAAGAATTTGAAAGCCTAGATGCTGCGATTGAGTGGATAAAAGCAAATATGGACGGAATTACAGACGTACTAGGCTAA
- a CDS encoding iron-sulfur cluster biosynthesis family protein codes for MKVTFTERALEKIQPKLENNPTKWMKIKYDTEGCGCVVSGVSALWITSETEWDDVEVDTNIEKLVMEKSKLVFFDEDMTVDFVESANTFMLKCPSQILNPRMSLKEVGA; via the coding sequence GTGAAAGTCACATTTACAGAACGCGCGCTGGAGAAAATTCAGCCTAAACTAGAAAACAATCCAACGAAATGGATGAAAATTAAATATGATACAGAAGGATGCGGCTGCGTTGTGAGCGGTGTTTCAGCACTATGGATTACGTCTGAAACAGAATGGGATGACGTAGAAGTAGACACTAATATAGAAAAGCTAGTAATGGAAAAATCAAAGCTTGTCTTTTTTGACGAAGACATGACAGTAGATTTTGTCGAGTCTGCTAATACCTTCATGCTAAAATGCCCAAGTCAAATCTTAAATCCACGTATGTCTTTAAAAGAAGTGGGGGCGTAA
- a CDS encoding HPr family phosphocarrier protein → MVVTVLKPIFAESASSVVNTTSAYPGTILFKKEHWVVDAKSLLGLLALALQPGQEVEISSDEGEEVLEALLGLGLFEKK, encoded by the coding sequence ATGGTAGTTACTGTACTTAAACCAATTTTTGCTGAGAGTGCGAGTAGTGTTGTGAATACGACAAGTGCTTATCCTGGGACAATCTTATTTAAGAAAGAGCATTGGGTAGTCGATGCGAAAAGCTTACTTGGCCTACTTGCGTTAGCTCTACAGCCTGGTCAAGAGGTTGAAATTTCTTCTGACGAAGGCGAAGAAGTATTAGAAGCCTTACTTGGATTAGGGTTGTTTGAGAAAAAGTAA
- a CDS encoding YqzH family protein, whose amino-acid sequence MDIKLIEKMIRNAFIQYEHTPLTEQQYIELAVQVQKTIQSDGTSDLFEVVQDVVYEYLSKWD is encoded by the coding sequence TTGGACATAAAACTAATTGAAAAAATGATTCGAAATGCTTTCATACAGTATGAACACACTCCGCTCACGGAGCAACAATACATAGAACTAGCCGTACAAGTTCAAAAAACAATCCAAAGCGACGGGACTTCGGATCTTTTTGAAGTAGTGCAAGACGTCGTGTATGAGTACTTGAGTAAATGGGACTAA
- a CDS encoding YolD-like family protein, protein MIRDRGTIKWTSMMLPEHVKMLRDWTKEDYYEIKPQLDEQQIEMMNEQIGEAMEFGNEVTITYYENKRYQLFVGTIHHVDPMKRRMHVVDKFGEVSYLPLGDVLDIS, encoded by the coding sequence ATGATTCGTGACCGTGGAACAATTAAATGGACGTCCATGATGCTACCAGAGCACGTCAAAATGCTCCGCGATTGGACGAAAGAAGACTATTACGAAATCAAACCACAACTAGACGAACAACAAATCGAAATGATGAATGAGCAAATTGGCGAAGCGATGGAGTTCGGAAATGAAGTAACCATCACATACTACGAAAATAAACGCTATCAACTGTTTGTCGGTACGATTCACCATGTCGACCCAATGAAACGCCGCATGCACGTAGTCGACAAGTTCGGCGAAGTTTCCTACTTGCCATTAGGAGATGTATTGGATATTTCTTGA